A single window of Methylobacterium nodulans ORS 2060 DNA harbors:
- a CDS encoding TatD family hydrolase, which produces MLVDSHCHLDFPGLAGRLPEVLERARAAGVTRMVTISTRVRHAPVYRDLAEAHPEIFFTVGTHPHQAGEEPDIPADEIVALARHPRCIGIGEAGLDFHYDNAPRDVQARVFRTHIAAARASGLPLVIHAREADAEIEAILTEEMGRGPFRAVLHCFSSGRRLAEAGVELGLFVSFSGILTFRRSEELRAIAAAVPRDRILVETDAPYLAPEPHRGRPNEPAYVAETARVLARTLGMAPDDLARLTTANFYRLFDKAAQGDAAQAGSAP; this is translated from the coding sequence ATGCTGGTCGACAGCCATTGCCATCTCGACTTCCCGGGCCTCGCCGGGCGGCTGCCGGAGGTGCTGGAGCGGGCGCGCGCGGCGGGCGTGACCCGGATGGTCACGATCTCGACCCGGGTGCGCCACGCGCCTGTCTATCGCGACCTCGCCGAGGCTCACCCCGAGATCTTCTTCACGGTCGGGACGCATCCGCATCAGGCGGGCGAGGAGCCGGACATCCCGGCGGACGAGATCGTGGCCCTGGCGCGCCACCCGCGCTGCATCGGGATCGGCGAGGCGGGCCTCGACTTCCACTACGACAACGCCCCGCGGGACGTGCAGGCGCGGGTTTTCCGCACCCATATCGCGGCGGCCCGCGCGAGCGGCCTGCCGCTCGTGATCCACGCCCGCGAGGCGGATGCCGAGATTGAGGCGATCCTCACCGAGGAGATGGGGCGCGGGCCGTTCCGGGCGGTGCTGCACTGCTTCTCGTCGGGCCGGCGCCTCGCGGAGGCGGGCGTGGAGCTCGGGCTGTTCGTGTCCTTCTCCGGCATCCTGACCTTCCGCCGCTCGGAGGAGCTGCGGGCGATCGCGGCGGCGGTGCCGCGCGACCGGATCCTCGTCGAGACCGACGCGCCGTACCTTGCGCCCGAGCCCCATCGCGGCCGTCCGAACGAGCCTGCCTATGTCGCGGAGACCGCCCGGGTGCTCGCCCGGACCCTCGGTATGGCGCCGGACGACCTCGCGCGGCTCACCACCGCCAATTTCTACCGGCTGTTCGACAAGGCTGCGCAGGGCGACGCCGCGCAGGCCGGATCGGCCCCATGA
- the metG gene encoding methionine--tRNA ligase produces MAGERFTITTAISYPNGAPHIGHAYEVIATDAIARFKRIDGYDVFFTTGTDEHGLKIQQTAAKAGVTPRAFVDAMAPRFRAMAEALNCSFDRFIRTTDPDHVAASQALWRRMEEAGDIYLSKYSGWYSVRDEAYYDESELVLGPDGVRCAERTGTPVEWVEEESYFFRLSAYADRLLAHYAENPDFIGPETRRNEVVSFVRSGLQDLSVSRTTFDWGVPVPGAPGHVMYVWVDALTNYITSCGFPDEGDPRWRHWPADLHVIGKDIIRFHAVYWPAFLMSAGVALPKRVFGHGFLLSRGEKMSKSLGNVVDPVELAGLYGVDPLRYFVLREVPFGQDGNYSHEAIVNRTNADLANDLGNLAQRSLTMIARNCGGAVPEPGALIEADRALLAAADALPAAARAAMTDYALHHALAEIWAVVAEANRYFAGQEPWTLRKTDPARMGTVLYVTAETLRAIGILVQPFVPAAAAKLLDLLATPKQARGLAQVGEGNRLVPGTALPAPSPIFPRFVEPEA; encoded by the coding sequence GTGGCGGGCGAACGCTTCACCATCACCACGGCGATCTCGTATCCGAACGGCGCGCCGCATATCGGCCACGCCTACGAGGTGATCGCCACGGATGCCATCGCGCGGTTCAAGCGCATCGACGGCTACGACGTGTTCTTCACCACCGGCACCGACGAGCACGGGCTGAAGATCCAGCAGACCGCCGCCAAGGCGGGCGTCACGCCCAGAGCCTTCGTGGACGCCATGGCGCCGCGCTTCCGCGCCATGGCCGAGGCCCTGAACTGCTCCTTCGACCGCTTCATCCGCACCACCGACCCGGACCATGTCGCGGCGTCCCAGGCGCTCTGGCGGCGCATGGAGGAGGCAGGCGACATCTATCTGTCGAAATATTCCGGCTGGTACTCGGTCCGCGACGAGGCCTATTACGACGAATCCGAGCTGGTGCTCGGCCCCGACGGCGTGCGCTGCGCCGAGAGGACCGGCACCCCCGTCGAATGGGTGGAAGAGGAAAGCTACTTCTTCCGGCTCTCGGCCTATGCGGACCGCCTGCTCGCGCATTACGCCGAGAACCCCGACTTCATCGGCCCGGAGACCCGCCGCAACGAGGTGGTGAGCTTCGTGCGCTCCGGGCTGCAGGATCTCTCGGTCAGCCGCACCACCTTCGACTGGGGCGTCCCGGTGCCGGGCGCGCCCGGCCACGTGATGTATGTCTGGGTCGACGCGCTCACGAACTACATCACCTCCTGCGGCTTTCCGGACGAGGGCGATCCGCGCTGGCGGCACTGGCCGGCCGACCTGCACGTGATCGGCAAGGACATCATCCGCTTCCACGCGGTCTACTGGCCGGCCTTCCTGATGTCGGCCGGCGTGGCCCTGCCCAAGCGCGTCTTCGGCCACGGCTTCCTGCTCAGCCGCGGGGAGAAGATGTCGAAGTCGCTCGGCAACGTGGTGGATCCGGTCGAGCTCGCCGGCCTCTACGGGGTGGACCCGCTGCGCTACTTCGTGCTGCGCGAGGTGCCCTTCGGCCAGGACGGCAACTACTCGCACGAGGCGATCGTCAACCGCACCAACGCGGATCTCGCCAACGATCTCGGCAACCTCGCCCAGCGCTCGCTCACCATGATCGCGCGCAATTGCGGGGGCGCCGTGCCGGAGCCGGGCGCGCTGATAGAGGCCGACCGGGCCTTGCTGGCCGCCGCCGACGCGCTGCCGGCCGCCGCGCGGGCCGCGATGACGGATTACGCGCTCCATCATGCGCTCGCGGAGATCTGGGCGGTGGTGGCGGAGGCCAACCGCTACTTCGCCGGCCAGGAGCCCTGGACCCTGCGCAAGACCGACCCGGCCCGCATGGGAACCGTGCTCTACGTCACGGCCGAGACGCTGCGCGCGATCGGCATCCTGGTGCAGCCCTTCGTGCCGGCGGCCGCCGCCAAGCTCTTGGATCTCCTGGCTACCCCTAAGCAGGCGAGGGGGCTCGCGCAGGTCGGGGAGGGGAACCGGCTCGTCCCCGGCACGGCCCTGCCGGCGCCGAGCCCGATCTTCCCGCGCTTCGTCGAGCCGGAGGCCTGA